In one window of Kocuria sp. TGY1127_2 DNA:
- a CDS encoding ISL3 family transposase, protein MPDATFTRPDLTTFTRLDGLGLEVTGQLLEPDRSVLACRVVEPDDWCRRCGCQGVPRDTVSRELAHEPFGWRPTTLVLTVRRYRCKECSHVWRQDTTAAAPPRAKISRAGLRWGLVGIVVGHLSMARVAEGLGVAWNTANDAVLAEGRRLLIEDPTRLDGVKVVGVDEHVWRHTRRGDKYVTVIIDLTPVRDGTGPSRLLDVVEGRSKKAFKDWLAERDQAWRDGIEVVAMDGFAGFKTATTEELPDAVTVMDPFHVIRLAGDALDECRRRVQQELHGHRGRKGDPLYTARRTLHTGADLLTDRQHERLDKLFAGDRHVQVECTWGIYQRMISAYRHPDRAAGRVEMSSVIDALADSVPEALVELRKLGRTLTRRACDVLAYFDRPRTSNGPTEAVNGRLEHLRGLALGFRNLTNYIARALLEAGGFRPHLHPEL, encoded by the coding sequence GCGCCCTGACCTGACTACCTTCACCCGCCTCGACGGCCTCGGTCTGGAGGTCACCGGCCAGCTGCTCGAGCCTGACCGGTCCGTGCTGGCGTGCCGGGTCGTGGAGCCGGACGACTGGTGCAGGCGGTGCGGCTGCCAGGGCGTGCCCCGTGACACGGTGAGCAGGGAGTTGGCGCACGAGCCGTTCGGGTGGCGCCCTACCACGCTGGTGCTCACCGTGCGCCGCTACCGCTGCAAGGAGTGCTCGCACGTGTGGCGTCAGGACACCACCGCTGCGGCGCCGCCGCGGGCCAAGATCTCCCGCGCCGGCCTGCGGTGGGGTCTGGTCGGGATCGTCGTCGGCCACCTGTCGATGGCCCGAGTTGCCGAAGGACTGGGCGTGGCGTGGAACACCGCCAACGACGCGGTCCTGGCTGAGGGCCGGCGTCTGCTCATCGAGGACCCGACCCGCCTGGACGGTGTCAAGGTCGTCGGGGTCGATGAGCACGTGTGGCGGCACACCCGGCGCGGTGACAAGTACGTCACCGTGATCATCGACCTCACCCCGGTCCGGGACGGCACCGGGCCCTCACGCCTGCTGGACGTGGTCGAAGGTCGGTCGAAGAAGGCGTTCAAGGACTGGCTGGCCGAGCGGGACCAGGCTTGGCGCGATGGGATCGAGGTCGTGGCCATGGATGGGTTCGCGGGCTTCAAGACCGCCACCACCGAGGAGCTGCCGGACGCCGTCACGGTTATGGATCCCTTCCACGTCATCCGGTTGGCCGGGGACGCTCTCGATGAGTGCCGCCGCCGAGTCCAGCAGGAACTGCACGGACACCGCGGACGCAAGGGCGACCCGCTCTACACCGCGCGGCGGACCCTGCACACCGGGGCTGACCTGCTCACCGACCGCCAGCACGAGCGCCTTGACAAGCTCTTCGCTGGGGACCGGCACGTGCAAGTCGAGTGCACCTGGGGGATCTACCAGCGCATGATCTCCGCCTACCGTCACCCCGACCGGGCAGCCGGCCGCGTCGAGATGAGCTCCGTGATCGACGCCCTCGCCGACAGTGTGCCTGAGGCGTTGGTAGAACTGCGCAAGCTCGGCCGCACCCTGACCAGACGCGCCTGCGACGTCCTGGCCTACTTCGACCGGCCGCGCACGAGCAACGGACCTACCGAAGCCGTGAACGGTCGCCTCGAGCACCTGCGTGGCCTGGCCCTCGGCTTCCGCAACCTCACCAACTACATCGCCCGCGCACTCCTCGAAGCCGGCGGATTCAGACCACACCTACACCCCGAATTGTGA